The DNA window GGTACGCTTCCAGACCGAGTAGAGACTCCGCCGATGCAGGGCCTTGCCGGTGCTCTGGCGGAACGGAGGGCTCATGCCGTTGGACTCGCGCCAAAGGTCGCCTCCAGGCTGGTAGGGAGAGACGGGCGGCCCACCGCGGGTGTCTTCCAGGAGACCCGACCCTGCCAGCGCCATGTCCCGGATCATCTCCGCCGAAAGCCGCCGCGAAGGCCCTCTCGCGAGATAGACATTTTCGGGGTCCTTCTCGAGTCCATCCGCGCTGGCTCGACTCGATTGCCCGTAGGTCGAGGAGAGCACGATCTGCTGACACAGGCGCTTCACGTCCCAGCCGTTGCTGACGAAGTCGCGCGCCAGCCAGTCGAGCAACTCGGGATGCGACGGCAGGTCGCTCTGGACGCCGAAGTTCTCAATACTTTTGACGATTCCGCGCCCGAAGAACTCCTTCCACATCCGGTTCACGAAGACCCGTGCGGTGAGCGGATGGTTCGGGTCGGTCGTCCACCTCGCGAGCCCGAGCCGGTCGCGCGGAAGTTCGTCGTCCATCGGCGGCAGGAAATCCGGAACGATCCGCGGCACCGGGTCTCCCGTCGGCGCGTCGTATTCCCCGCGATCCAGAATGAAGGTCGGCTTCGGCGGACGGATCTCTTCCATCACCGCCACCTCCACGACCCCCTCCTCGGCATCCACCACGGCCTTCCGTGCCTCGCGCAAGGCGCCAAGGTGGGACCGGAATTCGGCATCCACCGCCGTGAGGTAGTAGTCCCGCAGCTCATCCGCTCTCCCCGCGGCGAGCGCTGAGGCGAGACTGCTGCCGTTGTGGAGATCCGCCACCTCAACCGGACTCAATGCGCGCGAAAACACTTGGAAGTCGTCCACCCTGCCACCGGCAAAACCCAGATCCCGGAAGCGGGAGCCGATCGTGTAGTCGCCGCGACCGTAGGTCCCGATCCCGACCTTCTTCTTCATCGGACCGTCCGCCAGCAACTCCGTCTCGACCTCGCTGCCGTCGATGTAGATCCGGATCCCGTCCGCGCTACTGGATCCATCGTAGGTCCAAGTCACTTGGGTCCATTGCTTCGCCGGGATCGCGGTTTTCGTCCGGATACCAACCGCGTTACCCGGCCACACCCGGAACCAGCGTGCCGACAGGTGGCCGTTCTCCAGCATCAGGTCGTAGCCGTTGTAACCGACATCCGTACCGTAAGTTCTCTGCAAAACCACAACCGGCGACTCATTGCGCTCGCCGTCGTAGATCCACATCGAATGGGTCACTGCATCCCAGCGGTCGACCTTGTGAAACCCGGGAATCACGATGCCGACGTCGCCATTGAGCGCGACCGCCCCGCCCTTCGCTCCCTCGGCACCGGGGAGACCGTTGCGCTTGGCGTGCTGTTTGGCTCCGGGCGCGACATTCGGCAGCTCGTTGTCGTTTCCGACATCGAAGGGAAAGTGACCGACGAGATCAGGCAGGACCGGTTCCTTCGCGGGCAACACCAGCCAGTCCGCGAACGCCTGCTCGCGGGACTTGGCAATGGACTCGGTGGCCTGCTCCAGTTCCGCGAGCCTGGTCCGGGCCGCAGTCAGCGCCGTCTCCTGCGCCTCCGTGGGAAGCAGCAGCGACGGCGACGGCGTTACCGCGGCGTGCGAGTAGAGCCCGTTCTCGGCGATGGAATTGAAGAAGCCGAGCATGCCATAGTAGTCCCGCATCGTGATCGGGTCATATTTGTGATCGTGGCAACGTGAGCACTCCATCGTGAGCCCGTAGATCGCGGTGCCCGCCGTGTGCAGGCGGTCGGCCGCATACTCGACGAGGAACTCCTCGGCGATCGACCCTCCCTCGTTCGTCATCCGGTGGAGACGGTTGAAACCGGACGCCAGCCGCTGGTCCCGTGTCGCGTCGGGAAGCAGGTCGCCCGCGAGATTCCAGGTCAGGAACTCGTCATACGGCAGGTTGTCGTTGAAGGCCCGGACCACCCAATCGCGGTAGGGCCACGACACGCTCAGGTTGTCCGATTGGTAGCCATAGGAGTCGGCATAGCGGGCCGCATCCAGCCACGGCGTGGCCATCCGTTCGCCATATGTAGGCGACGACAGCAGGCGCTCGACTACTGCCTCGCGCGAGGCGGAATCCATCCCGGAATCCTCGAAGGCCTCAATCTCCTCAACCGTCGGCGGGAGTCCGGTCAAATCGAAGGTCACCCGCCGGAGCCAGATCAAACCGTCCGCCGGTGGCGAAGGTTCAAGACCGTGAGGTGCCATCCCGGCAGCGACGAACCGGTCGAGTTCGCTGCTCGCCCAGCCATCGCCCGCTTCCGGCACTTCCACCTCCGCCGGCAACGGCACGAAGGCCCAATGCGGTTCGTATTCCGCACCCTGCTCGATCCACGCCCTGAGGATCTGTTTCTCGTCGGAAGTCAGCTCGAGTTTCGATTCCGGCGGCGGCATCACCTCTTCCGGGTCGTCGCTGTTCACACGGTGCCAGAGCTGGCTCCCGTCCGGATCTCCCGGGATGATGGCGAAGCCTTCCGATTCCGTCAGAGCCGCGTAGGCGTCCTCGGCCCGGTCAAGGCGCAGTCCGCCTTTGTTGTTCGCCACATCCGGCCCGTGGCAAAAGAAGCACTTGTCCGAGAGAATCGGTCGGACATCGAAATTGAAGCTGACGTCGAGGGCGTGCGCTACGACTGACTCTCCATCGGACGCCTCTGCCTCGAGCGAGGACTTCTCGCAGGAAACCATGGCCACCAACGGGAAGAGGCCGGATAAGATCGAAACAACACGCATGCAGTCCTACGACTACGGGTATCGGATTTGACCGCTATCAGCCGGAAACACCACCTTTCCCAGCCCAAGCTGTCGTCGAACGACACAAAAGCGAGCTGGTAGCAGGGGCGGGAATTGAACCCGCGACCAAAGGCTTATGAGTCCTCTGCTCTACCTCTGAGCTACCCTGCCATTTGTCCGGCCGACCCTATGCGGGGCGGGGCGCGGGAATTATAGTCTGAACGGTGGACTGACAACCGAAAAATCCCCCGGAGCAAGGAAACGCGGGGATTGGCGGCATCCTCAACGGCTCAGGCCTTGGTCACCCAACCCCGATAGAGATAGCCGTGGGTTTTCGATTCACCCTCAAGATAACCCTCCGCCAGGTCGGCCACATCAAAGCCAGCCTCCTGCAACTCTTCTTTCACCGGCACATCGAGGACACAGCCCGCCGCGAATCGGCGCTGGATCGGATTCAGCCGCCGCTGCCAGCGTGCGACCCGGACATCGGGGCTCAGCCCGTGCTCCAGCAGCAGCAGTCGGCCGCCCGGTCGCATTACCCTTCGCATCTCCCGCAGCGCCGCGGCTCGATCGGGAATGCTGCATAGGGAGAGCGTGGAAACGACGGTCTCGAACCGGCCGTCCACGAACGGCATCGCTTCCGCACCTGACGCAACCACTTCCAGCCGTAAAGACGCTCGTCGCGATGCGCCCTCGAGCTTCTTCCGCATGCCGGCGTTGGGTTCCAGACCGACGACCCGGTCGACCCCTTCCGGATAGTATCCGAGATTCCGCCCCGTCCCGATACCGACCTCCAGCACCTCACCGCAGGCGGTCGACAGGTGCTCGGCCCTCAAACGGTCAAAGCCACCGAGCCCCATGAGCACGTTGTAGAGGCGGGGGAAAATCTGGCTGCGGTAGAGTCCCATACGCCTGCGGACAACATTGCATCCCTTTGGCATTCTCAAAACCCTTCCATCACGGCCACCGGCGGCCAGATTCCGGGTTCGACATTTCGCAGGCCGTCTCCATGGTGCGCCGCAATGCTCTTCCGCAGCCTTTGTCCCGCCGCCGAGATCGGCGCGAACTCCTACCTGCTTGAGACCGACTCGGCACGGATCGTCCTCGACGCCGGCATGCACCCGAAGCGCGAGGGCATGGATGCGGTTCCGCGATTCGACCGACTCGAGGAGGGAACGATCGATGCGGCGGTGATCACCCACGCCCACCTCGATCACATCGGCTCGCTGCCTGTCTTGCTGCGGAATCAGGCGCAAGCCCGAGTATTCTTCTCACCCGCCGGCGCCGAACTCGGCTTCGCGATGCTTCACAACTCAGTCAACGTGATGCAGTCGAAGCGCACCGAGTTGGGTATCACCGAATACCCCCTGTTCTCCCACCGGGAGCTCGACGAAATCGAAGCCTCTCTCGAGACACGGGCGATCGAGAGACCGTTCGATCTCGATCCGGACGGGACGATCCGCGCGACCTTTCACGACGCCGGCCATGTCCTCGGCTCGGTCGGGGTCACGCTCAAGAGCGGCGACCACACGCTGCTGTACACGGGCGATGTCAATTTCGAGCACTCGACGCTGATCAAGGCCGCCCATTTTCCCGAGGACCCGGTCGACACCTTGGTCATCGAGACCACCCGGGGAGCGAGCCCGCGGGACGTCGACTACACCCGCGAGGCCGAGGAACTGCGTTTCGCGGAAACGATCGCCGCCACCCTCAAGCGTGGCGGCACGGTGCTCGTGCCCGTCTTCGCGATGGGCAAGACCCAGGAGGTGCTGACCATGATCCACCGCTTCAAGCGCCGCGGACTGATCCCGAAGAAAGCCCCGGTGGTGATCGGAGGGCTCTCGACCAAGATGACGGTGATCTACGACCGCTTCGCCAAAGGCCAGACTCGCCGTAGCGATGATGACTTCCGGATCCTCACTGACATGGATCTGAAGGCCGGCAGCCGCCGCCGCAACCGAGCCCCCATCGTACCCGAGGCCGGGACTATCTACTGCCTTTCCAGTGGAATGATGACCGAGAAGACGGTCTCGAACGCCTTCGCCCGGGCCGGGTTCCTCGAGAACAAGAAGAACTCGCTGCTGTTCGTCGGCTATGCCGACCCTGATTCACCGGCCGGCCACATCCGGGCCGCGGCCCACGGTGACAAGATCGTGCTGGACCCGTCACATCCGCCGGTGCCGTTCCGGGCCCGGATGGACATCTTCGACTTCAGCGGTCACGCGACGCGTGACGACCTGCTGAACTACATCCTCAAGGTCCGCCCCAGGCAGACGTTCCTCGTCCACGGCGACCCGGAGGCGAGCCGGTGGTTCGAGCAGCAGCTCGCCGAGCGACTGCCCTCGACGCGGGCGATCATTCCGGAACCCGGCGTTGACTACGATCTAGCCTGAGCGCGGCGACGCCCCTTCGGCTTGAGCTGTTCGGTGATTTCCCCGGCGAGGCGTGCAGCCTCGTGGTCGCTGAAGAAGTCGAAATGGCTCACATCGCGCGTCACCTCGATCACATCCGAGGAACTCAACGGCCGACCTTCGACCGCACCCGCCCACGGATGGTTGCCGCGCCAGACGTGGACCTTCGTGGCGATCGGATCAAGGCTCGCCTCGCGACCGAGTCCAGCGTGGTGGAGATGGACGTCGAAGAGGAACTCGATCACCCGGTGACCGATGCCCTTGGCGAAGCTTCCCTGCTTCTCGAGCCACTTGCGGATCCGCGTGGTGCGTGCGCGACTTGAAAGTCCGATCACCTCCATCACCAGTTCGTGGAGTTCCTCCACCATCGTCTCGTCGAGTTCCTCATCCTCGCCCAGAAGTTCGCCGAGCAGGACGGAGAAGTCCTCGATCTGCCAGCCGATGATTTCGTGTTCGCGATCCTCCGAGAATCCGGGAATCGCCTCGATCGGATCGACCAGACCGATCCATGCAACCTTCCGGTTCGCCTTCTCAATCCGGCGGGCGACAGCGTGGGCCAGCCATGCTCCGAACGAGAAACCGAACAGATGGATATCGCCTTCCGGCTGCCGCTTGAGGATCGCATCCGCATAGGCGTCGGCCATCGTCGCGAACTTCTGAAACTCGCCTCCGTCGGAGAAAAAGACCCGCGACTGGATCGCAATCACCGGTAGGTCCTCAGGCAGCCCGGCTGCCAAGCCGTCGTAGAGTCCGACGAGTCCGCCAGCCGGGTGAATCATGAACAGCGGATCGCGATCCCCGGTCTTCTTCAGGTCAACGAAGCACGCCGGCGGAAGGTCGAGAACCCGCTCGCCGCCTGCGTCACCCTCACTTTCAGCCGCATCGGCACCGGCACCGCCAGCGGCAGCTTCCATCTCGCCGCCCGACTGGCCGGAAATGAGCTCCAGCAGGTGGATCCCGACATCCGCAAGGGTGGTGCCCTCTTTCATCCGGGCCGGAGGCAGGGAGATCTCGAACTTGCTCTCAAGGCGCATCAGCAGTTCGAAGGTCATCAGCGAGTCGAGGCCCAGCTGCGTGAGCGGCCGGTCGTCACGGATCTTCGACACCGAAGTCCGGAGCACTTTGGCGACTTCCTCCTTGAGCATGTCGGACAGAACCGAACGGCGCTTGGCAGGAGGCGTCTCGAGCAGGATCTCCCGCGCCGAACGGGCACCGACCTCATCGCCATCGTCCGCCGCCTCGCTGAAGACATCCGCATAGCGCGTCGATCGCTCGAGTTGCGGGTGCGTGCTGCGGAACAACTTCCAGTCGATCGGAATGATGCCGGTTTGCAGGTGGTCGTTGGCAATCAGCTTGGCGAGAAGCTCAAGCGCCCGGTCCGGCGGCAGCGGGATGATCCCCTGACGCGTCAGCTTTTCCTTCAGGGACTCATCGGCGGCGGCCACACCGACATCGGCGAGTTGGCCCCAGTTGACCGTCAGCGCGGGCAATCCGGCCGCATGCCGGAAGTGGGCCATCGAGTCGAGGAAGGCATTCGCCGCGGCATAGTTCCCCTGCCCGGCATTTCCGAGTGCGGAACTGACCGATGAGAACATGACGAAGCTGTCGAGGTCTTCGCCGAGCGTCGCTTCGTGGAGGTTCCAGGTGCCCTGCACTTTCGGCGCGAGGACCCGTTGCATCTGCTCCAGGGTCATCTTGCCCATCGTCTGGTCATCGAGGACCATGGCCGAGTGGACGATGCCCTTCAGCGGGTGGCCGCTGCGACGGATCTTGCGCACGAGCGCGTCGACATCCTTGCGGGACGTCACGTCGACTGCCTCGACGTGGACCTTCACCCCGTCATCGGCCGCGCCACGGATAACCTCCTGCAGCGCCTCGTCGGCCTTGCCGCTACGACTCACCAGATAGAGGTGCTTCACACCCTGCGCGAGCATGCCCAGAGCCACCTCCCGTCCGAAGCCCGAGAGTCCTCCGGTGACAACATACGAACCGTTCGGATCGAACGGCCGCGTCCCCTGCACCGGTCGCAAGGCCGGTTGGATCTCCGACCCTTCCGTCGACAGAACGATCTTCCCGATATGCCGGGCCTGGGCCATGCAG is part of the Haloferula helveola genome and encodes:
- a CDS encoding DUF1553 domain-containing protein is translated as MRVVSILSGLFPLVAMVSCEKSSLEAEASDGESVVAHALDVSFNFDVRPILSDKCFFCHGPDVANNKGGLRLDRAEDAYAALTESEGFAIIPGDPDGSQLWHRVNSDDPEEVMPPPESKLELTSDEKQILRAWIEQGAEYEPHWAFVPLPAEVEVPEAGDGWASSELDRFVAAGMAPHGLEPSPPADGLIWLRRVTFDLTGLPPTVEEIEAFEDSGMDSASREAVVERLLSSPTYGERMATPWLDAARYADSYGYQSDNLSVSWPYRDWVVRAFNDNLPYDEFLTWNLAGDLLPDATRDQRLASGFNRLHRMTNEGGSIAEEFLVEYAADRLHTAGTAIYGLTMECSRCHDHKYDPITMRDYYGMLGFFNSIAENGLYSHAAVTPSPSLLLPTEAQETALTAARTRLAELEQATESIAKSREQAFADWLVLPAKEPVLPDLVGHFPFDVGNDNELPNVAPGAKQHAKRNGLPGAEGAKGGAVALNGDVGIVIPGFHKVDRWDAVTHSMWIYDGERNESPVVVLQRTYGTDVGYNGYDLMLENGHLSARWFRVWPGNAVGIRTKTAIPAKQWTQVTWTYDGSSSADGIRIYIDGSEVETELLADGPMKKKVGIGTYGRGDYTIGSRFRDLGFAGGRVDDFQVFSRALSPVEVADLHNGSSLASALAAGRADELRDYYLTAVDAEFRSHLGALREARKAVVDAEEGVVEVAVMEEIRPPKPTFILDRGEYDAPTGDPVPRIVPDFLPPMDDELPRDRLGLARWTTDPNHPLTARVFVNRMWKEFFGRGIVKSIENFGVQSDLPSHPELLDWLARDFVSNGWDVKRLCQQIVLSSTYGQSSRASADGLEKDPENVYLARGPSRRLSAEMIRDMALAGSGLLEDTRGGPPVSPYQPGGDLWRESNGMSPPFRQSTGKALHRRSLYSVWKRTAPLPNMMAFDATSREVCTVDRAQTNTPLQALVLLNDVQFVEASRKLAEEALADGTVEIDTLMLRWAGRPPDDQEKALLQELYDEQLEIFKADPEGAKKLLKSGESPAASDADPATLAAATVVAQAVLNLDATIWKR
- a CDS encoding class I SAM-dependent methyltransferase encodes the protein MGLYRSQIFPRLYNVLMGLGGFDRLRAEHLSTACGEVLEVGIGTGRNLGYYPEGVDRVVGLEPNAGMRKKLEGASRRASLRLEVVASGAEAMPFVDGRFETVVSTLSLCSIPDRAAALREMRRVMRPGGRLLLLEHGLSPDVRVARWQRRLNPIQRRFAAGCVLDVPVKEELQEAGFDVADLAEGYLEGESKTHGYLYRGWVTKA
- a CDS encoding MBL fold metallo-hydrolase — protein: MLFRSLCPAAEIGANSYLLETDSARIVLDAGMHPKREGMDAVPRFDRLEEGTIDAAVITHAHLDHIGSLPVLLRNQAQARVFFSPAGAELGFAMLHNSVNVMQSKRTELGITEYPLFSHRELDEIEASLETRAIERPFDLDPDGTIRATFHDAGHVLGSVGVTLKSGDHTLLYTGDVNFEHSTLIKAAHFPEDPVDTLVIETTRGASPRDVDYTREAEELRFAETIAATLKRGGTVLVPVFAMGKTQEVLTMIHRFKRRGLIPKKAPVVIGGLSTKMTVIYDRFAKGQTRRSDDDFRILTDMDLKAGSRRRNRAPIVPEAGTIYCLSSGMMTEKTVSNAFARAGFLENKKNSLLFVGYADPDSPAGHIRAAAHGDKIVLDPSHPPVPFRARMDIFDFSGHATRDDLLNYILKVRPRQTFLVHGDPEASRWFEQQLAERLPSTRAIIPEPGVDYDLA